One part of the Bacteroidia bacterium genome encodes these proteins:
- a CDS encoding DUF1501 domain-containing protein, producing the protein MYHKNDIEKASYLKTRREFLRKTTKGIGAMALGSLLVPDSLSAQSQGPMMTDDLMIPGSRGGILNALHHAPKAKRVIYLFQSGGPSQIELYDYKPELLKRWGEEIPDSVRGEQRLTGMLAAQSSFPLVGSKFEFIQHPKTGGYFSSLLPHISSVAEDICVINSMQTDAINHEPAVVFFQTGSQQVGRPSIGSWMSYGLGSTNKNMPAFIVLLSKALPNTQNINLQAWGSGFLPSHHQGVQFRSGYDPVLYLSNPNGIDRKSRRRELDYLSELEKEQKAVWGDSEIDSKISQYEMAFRMQTSVPEVTDLSDEPDYIFDLYGEEARKPGTFAANCLLARRLAERDVPFIQLYHMGWDMHGNLPNEIPKLTRSADQASAALVKDLKQRGLLDDTLVIWGGEFGRSSFSQGILTKDNYGRDHHPRCFSIWMAGAGIKPGTTYGRTDDFSYNIAENPVHVHDFQATLLHLLGVDHERLTFKHQGRRYRLTDVHGKVVKGLLA; encoded by the coding sequence ATGTATCATAAAAACGATATAGAAAAAGCTTCTTACCTCAAAACCCGCAGGGAGTTTCTGAGAAAGACCACCAAAGGAATAGGAGCAATGGCCCTTGGATCATTATTGGTTCCAGATAGTCTTTCAGCCCAGTCACAAGGGCCTATGATGACAGACGATCTGATGATCCCCGGGAGTCGAGGAGGCATTCTAAATGCCTTACACCATGCCCCAAAAGCCAAACGAGTAATCTATCTGTTTCAAAGTGGAGGCCCCAGCCAGATTGAACTTTATGATTACAAACCAGAATTGCTCAAGCGTTGGGGGGAAGAGATTCCAGATAGTGTAAGAGGAGAGCAAAGGTTGACTGGAATGCTCGCGGCTCAATCTAGCTTTCCGCTTGTAGGGTCAAAGTTTGAGTTTATCCAGCACCCCAAGACCGGAGGCTATTTTAGTAGCCTTCTCCCTCATATTTCCTCTGTAGCGGAAGACATCTGTGTGATCAATTCTATGCAAACGGACGCTATAAATCATGAACCAGCTGTTGTATTTTTTCAAACCGGTTCACAGCAGGTAGGGCGTCCCAGTATTGGCTCCTGGATGAGTTATGGCCTGGGGAGTACCAACAAAAATATGCCGGCCTTCATCGTATTGTTGTCCAAGGCACTTCCCAATACTCAAAATATCAATCTGCAAGCTTGGGGAAGCGGCTTTTTGCCCTCCCACCATCAAGGAGTACAATTCCGATCAGGCTATGATCCTGTACTCTATCTATCTAACCCAAATGGGATAGACCGAAAGAGTCGGAGGCGAGAACTGGATTATTTGAGTGAGTTGGAGAAAGAACAAAAAGCGGTTTGGGGAGATAGCGAGATTGATTCCAAGATCAGCCAATATGAAATGGCTTTTCGCATGCAAACCAGTGTACCTGAAGTAACGGATCTTTCAGATGAGCCGGATTACATCTTTGATCTCTATGGAGAGGAGGCGCGCAAGCCTGGAACATTTGCCGCCAACTGCTTACTGGCAAGAAGACTGGCTGAAAGAGATGTGCCTTTCATTCAGCTCTACCATATGGGTTGGGATATGCATGGAAACCTTCCGAATGAAATACCCAAACTCACCCGATCTGCAGATCAGGCTTCAGCAGCTTTAGTTAAGGACCTTAAACAAAGAGGACTTCTGGATGATACCCTGGTCATTTGGGGTGGAGAATTTGGAAGGTCGAGTTTCTCACAGGGAATCCTGACGAAGGATAATTATGGACGCGATCACCATCCTCGCTGCTTTAGTATCTGGATGGCAGGTGCAGGCATTAAGCCTGGAACCACCTACGGAAGGACCGATGATTTTAGCTACAACATTGCAGAGAATCCGGTGCATGTTCATGATTTTCAAGCCACCTTGTTACACTTGCTAGGCGTAGATCATGAGCGCCTGACCTTTAAGCATCAGGGACGGAGATATCGCCTTACGGATGTTCATGGGAAAGTGGTTAAGGGCTTGTTAGCTTAA
- a CDS encoding DUF1080 domain-containing protein, translating into MKRLLIFSFLLFPLLFLSAQEEDGFISIFNGESTHNWTASTENNGSFMVKDGSLICKGGRAHIFYTPDGEETSFKNFELKLKVMTTANSNSGVYFHTKYQKKGWPDLGFEAQVNSTHSDPRKTGSLYGVVNMFAPKDVEPYVVKVGKNREVFVYQDAAPSTDKEWFDYHILVKDNRIIIKVNGETTVDWTQPEDWSKKRRIGEGTVGLQAHDPKSETHYKDIRLKILD; encoded by the coding sequence ATGAAACGACTACTAATTTTTTCATTTCTGCTATTCCCTCTACTATTTCTCTCTGCACAGGAGGAGGATGGCTTTATCTCTATCTTTAATGGAGAATCCACTCACAACTGGACCGCGAGTACAGAGAACAATGGCTCATTTATGGTAAAGGACGGAAGCCTTATATGCAAAGGAGGCCGTGCCCATATTTTCTATACTCCCGATGGAGAAGAAACCTCTTTCAAAAACTTTGAACTCAAGCTCAAAGTCATGACAACTGCCAATTCAAATTCAGGGGTATATTTCCATACCAAATACCAGAAAAAAGGATGGCCGGATCTGGGCTTTGAAGCACAGGTAAATTCTACCCATTCTGATCCTCGCAAAACCGGAAGCTTGTATGGAGTTGTAAATATGTTTGCACCCAAAGACGTTGAGCCTTATGTAGTGAAAGTGGGAAAAAACCGGGAAGTGTTTGTCTACCAGGATGCGGCCCCTTCTACTGATAAAGAATGGTTTGATTACCACATCCTTGTTAAGGATAACCGCATCATAATCAAGGTTAATGGTGAGACGACCGTTGACTGGACTCAGCCTGAGGACTGGAGCAAGAAACGAAGAATAGGTGAAGGGACGGTTGGTTTACAAGCTCATGATCCCAAGAGTGAGACCCACTACAAAGATATCAGATTGAAAATTCTGGATTAA
- a CDS encoding Uma2 family endonuclease, whose translation MDIITLDIPSSRSWSNDELFEFCAANKGLKIERDEKGYIILMSPSGGFSSKCNSIVHGELYIWNKKNKLGELFDSSGGFLLEDGSMRAPDVAFLSKEKWENLKDSDKTKFLPLCPEFVVEVRSKTDRLAILQNKMQAWIQNGSKLAWLIDPLELMVHIYRSGKEVETLAGFNHKLSEEEVLPEFEFDLRLLNQA comes from the coding sequence ATGGACATAATCACCCTCGATATTCCTTCCTCACGCTCATGGTCAAATGATGAGCTCTTTGAATTCTGCGCTGCCAATAAAGGGCTTAAGATAGAGCGGGATGAAAAGGGATATATCATTCTTATGTCGCCATCTGGAGGATTTAGTAGTAAGTGCAATTCTATCGTTCATGGGGAATTGTATATATGGAATAAAAAAAATAAGCTGGGAGAGCTCTTTGATTCTTCTGGCGGTTTTCTTCTTGAGGATGGAAGCATGCGAGCCCCTGATGTTGCTTTTTTAAGCAAAGAAAAATGGGAAAACCTTAAGGACAGTGATAAAACCAAGTTTCTTCCTCTTTGTCCTGAATTTGTTGTAGAAGTCCGATCTAAGACCGATAGATTAGCGATTCTACAAAATAAAATGCAGGCATGGATTCAAAATGGATCTAAGTTGGCGTGGTTGATCGATCCATTAGAATTGATGGTTCATATTTATCGTTCAGGAAAAGAAGTTGAAACCTTAGCAGGTTTTAACCATAAACTTTCTGAAGAGGAAGTTTTACCTGAATTTGAATTTGACCTAAGATTGCTCAATCAAGCATAA
- a CDS encoding DUF1553 domain-containing protein, with protein MKTHYLLLQGIGILLGACNSSYSDYSQLPDKIDFNFHVKPILSDRCYACHGPDAQKREADLRLDEYESAFASLKSGAGFAIVAGDVDESQLSHRILSTDPEFMMPPPESNLSLTEKEKAIILKWIDQGAEYKDHWAFAKPVKTEIPETANGWAINEIDHFVANKLEALNIEPAPEADREQLIRRAFFDLTGLPPRLDDLDKWMGDSREDYYERMLDSLLSLPAFGERMTAHWLDVSRFADSEGYLDDFHHTFWPYRDWVIEAYNKNLSYDKFILWQVGGDQIPNANKEQVLATAFNRNHKQNSEGGIIPEEFRVDYVADRTNTVGAAFLGLTLGCARCHDHKYDPISQKNYYELFGFFNSVNERGDGIFALNGLEYGQEVSNYYSMNAGPVLPLADEKVADIHKYLVKEVEGKRETLLTGYLNNQDRFEAWRKRQKNEQALTNALSKTTLSWFDFDRAGNGKVPGKTPRTGNATYNGELKITEGKSGKGLMAGAQGFFLAEGEHIAFERSDPFTISFWIKTPKEFEEAHILYNGNDRIQGYRGWDIMLDSTRIHFRLNHAHPYQSVDIRIPEKLPLDEWVHFVWSHDGSGKARGMKVYRNGELRESEVMRDYLYRSTKPYLKSEAEATIYRPYRGMIVGNRHYDQDFTGGVLDDLRILNKQSGALMALALYDKEKAGQVFREGLSEKEAELHEFYNLHIDEELELEREDLRQLRMKEIQTIDTVQEIMVMGDRENERVTYVLDRGVYDAHGEVVEKNVPESLLPWPEDLPKNRYGLGQWLVHPDHPLTARVAVNQFWYLMFGKGIVETVEDFGNQGALPTHPALLDYLAVDFIENGWDVKALLKKMLLSATYRQSSKIRPELIDIDPENELLARGHRYRRSAEMVRDNILAASNLLDPSIGGPSTFPYQPGGLWKEVMTHPFFPAYTVDYEHGIYRRSIYTFWKRLMPPPGMLIFDAASRVECQVRRQRSSTPLQALMLLNDEQMIEGCRAIASNMWKAYPSDVKALTRQTFRLLTSREPNEKEHAILQKQYQEELAYFADDENRANEYLEIGKMRLSEELPADELAALTRVTNTILNTTEAFYKN; from the coding sequence ATGAAAACTCACTACTTACTACTACAAGGGATTGGTATCCTTTTGGGAGCTTGTAATTCTTCCTATTCGGACTACTCCCAACTCCCAGATAAAATAGATTTCAACTTTCATGTAAAGCCGATACTTTCTGATCGCTGTTATGCCTGTCATGGGCCGGATGCTCAGAAGCGAGAAGCGGATTTACGGCTGGATGAATATGAAAGTGCTTTTGCTTCTTTGAAAAGCGGAGCTGGTTTTGCGATTGTGGCCGGAGATGTGGATGAAAGTCAGCTAAGTCATCGCATCCTTTCTACTGATCCGGAATTTATGATGCCTCCTCCTGAGTCAAATCTGAGCTTGACTGAGAAAGAAAAGGCCATTATTCTGAAATGGATCGATCAGGGGGCGGAGTACAAAGATCACTGGGCATTTGCAAAGCCTGTAAAAACAGAAATTCCCGAAACAGCAAATGGCTGGGCAATCAATGAAATTGACCATTTTGTTGCGAACAAACTTGAGGCCCTGAATATCGAACCAGCCCCAGAAGCTGATAGAGAACAATTGATTCGCCGGGCTTTCTTTGATTTGACAGGTTTGCCTCCTCGTTTGGACGATTTGGATAAATGGATGGGGGATAGTCGTGAGGATTATTATGAACGTATGTTGGATAGTCTTTTGAGTTTGCCTGCTTTCGGGGAAAGGATGACTGCTCATTGGCTGGATGTGTCTCGCTTTGCAGATTCGGAAGGCTATCTGGATGATTTTCATCATACCTTTTGGCCCTATAGAGATTGGGTGATTGAGGCCTATAATAAAAACCTATCCTATGACAAATTTATCCTCTGGCAGGTCGGAGGAGACCAAATTCCGAATGCAAATAAAGAGCAGGTGCTTGCAACCGCTTTCAACCGAAACCACAAACAAAATTCCGAAGGCGGTATCATCCCCGAAGAATTTCGGGTCGATTATGTAGCAGACCGAACCAATACAGTCGGTGCTGCTTTTTTGGGACTTACTTTAGGATGCGCACGTTGCCATGATCATAAATATGATCCAATCAGCCAGAAGAACTATTATGAGTTATTTGGCTTTTTTAACTCAGTCAATGAAAGAGGTGATGGGATTTTTGCTTTAAATGGTCTGGAGTATGGTCAGGAAGTATCGAATTATTACTCGATGAATGCTGGACCTGTTCTTCCTTTAGCAGATGAAAAAGTAGCAGATATCCATAAATATTTGGTCAAGGAGGTGGAGGGGAAAAGAGAAACACTTTTAACAGGATACCTAAATAATCAAGATAGATTTGAAGCATGGCGAAAAAGACAAAAGAATGAGCAAGCCCTTACAAATGCCTTGAGCAAAACAACCTTAAGCTGGTTTGATTTTGATCGGGCGGGAAACGGAAAGGTGCCGGGTAAAACCCCAAGAACAGGAAATGCTACTTACAATGGGGAATTAAAAATAACGGAAGGGAAAAGTGGTAAAGGCCTGATGGCAGGAGCTCAGGGCTTTTTCCTTGCTGAAGGGGAACACATTGCTTTTGAGCGCTCAGACCCTTTTACCATTAGTTTCTGGATCAAAACCCCCAAGGAGTTTGAGGAGGCCCACATTCTCTATAATGGAAATGACAGAATTCAAGGGTATAGAGGTTGGGACATTATGTTGGATAGCACCCGTATTCATTTTCGTTTGAATCATGCACATCCTTATCAGTCGGTTGATATTCGGATTCCCGAAAAACTACCCTTGGACGAATGGGTACATTTCGTATGGAGTCATGATGGCTCGGGAAAAGCAAGAGGGATGAAGGTCTATCGGAACGGTGAACTAAGGGAGTCTGAAGTCATGAGAGACTATCTGTACCGTTCTACCAAACCCTACTTAAAAAGCGAAGCCGAGGCAACTATATATAGACCGTATAGAGGGATGATTGTTGGGAATCGGCATTATGATCAAGACTTTACGGGAGGAGTCCTGGATGATCTGCGGATTCTCAATAAACAATCCGGTGCCTTGATGGCTTTGGCCTTATATGATAAAGAGAAAGCTGGGCAAGTTTTCCGTGAAGGACTTTCTGAGAAAGAAGCTGAGCTTCATGAATTTTATAATCTGCATATAGATGAGGAACTTGAGTTGGAAAGAGAAGATCTTCGTCAGCTAAGAATGAAAGAAATCCAAACCATAGATACCGTACAGGAAATCATGGTGATGGGAGATCGGGAAAATGAAAGAGTAACCTATGTGTTGGATCGAGGGGTTTATGATGCACATGGTGAGGTAGTAGAAAAAAATGTCCCTGAGAGTTTGCTTCCCTGGCCGGAGGATTTACCCAAAAATCGATACGGATTGGGACAATGGTTGGTACATCCAGACCATCCCCTGACGGCCCGCGTCGCAGTAAATCAATTTTGGTACCTGATGTTCGGAAAAGGTATCGTAGAAACGGTTGAAGATTTTGGAAACCAGGGAGCTCTTCCGACGCATCCTGCTTTGCTGGATTATTTGGCCGTAGATTTTATAGAAAATGGCTGGGATGTAAAAGCTCTTTTGAAGAAGATGCTTCTTTCCGCTACTTATCGTCAATCTTCAAAAATTCGACCCGAGCTAATTGACATAGATCCAGAGAATGAGTTGCTGGCAAGAGGGCACAGATACAGAAGGTCAGCAGAAATGGTTCGGGATAATATCCTGGCTGCGAGTAATCTACTAGATCCATCAATCGGAGGCCCCTCGACTTTCCCCTATCAACCGGGAGGACTTTGGAAAGAGGTAATGACCCATCCCTTTTTTCCGGCTTATACAGTGGATTATGAACATGGGATTTATCGCAGAAGCATTTATACTTTCTGGAAACGCCTGATGCCACCCCCGGGCATGCTCATTTTTGATGCTGCCAGCCGCGTGGAATGCCAGGTGAGGCGTCAAAGAAGTAGTACTCCTCTACAGGCATTGATGCTGCTTAATGATGAACAAATGATAGAAGGGTGTCGGGCAATAGCCAGCAATATGTGGAAGGCATACCCATCGGATGTCAAAGCACTTACAAGGCAGACATTCAGGCTGCTTACGAGTCGTGAACCCAATGAAAAAGAACATGCAATCCTTCAGAAACAGTACCAGGAGGAACTGGCATATTTTGCGGATGATGAAAATCGCGCCAATGAATACCTTGAAATAGGTAAAATGAGATTGTCTGAGGAATTGCCAGCGGATGAATTGGCAGCATTGACACGTGTAACCAACACCATATTGAATACAACAGAGGCCTTTTATAAGAATTAA
- a CDS encoding polysaccharide deacetylase family protein, with amino-acid sequence MNTATKLGILIMLLSLASCNNPKSSNQQESKSEEMNARTTWAEKLGYPSDKLVLILHADDIGMCPEANISAKNYLEKGEIQSAAVMMPCPNAEEFILWAKDHPEMDIGLHLTLTSEWKTYRWPSVTDPAEVPGLIDDEGNLYHEVVQVVQNASAEEVEKEIRAQIEKSIALGHRPDHIDTHMGTLYGSPAYTAAYTKVAMEYNIPAMVLDVENPLVIETFRSQGYPMDENMIQTMKDYTLPKLDFFSSAPNGNTYEEKCENFFKLIESIPPGLTEIIFHPSEHTENLKTITNSWQQRNWEAEMFKDEKVKNFLSEKGVVFTNWQEIMERFEKMNK; translated from the coding sequence ATGAATACTGCTACTAAACTTGGAATCCTCATAATGCTGCTAAGCTTGGCTTCCTGCAACAATCCCAAAAGTTCCAATCAACAAGAATCAAAATCAGAAGAAATGAATGCTCGTACCACCTGGGCCGAAAAATTGGGCTATCCTTCCGATAAGCTTGTATTGATTTTGCATGCGGATGATATAGGTATGTGCCCGGAGGCAAATATTTCAGCTAAAAACTACCTGGAAAAAGGAGAGATCCAATCTGCGGCTGTTATGATGCCTTGTCCCAATGCAGAGGAATTCATTCTCTGGGCAAAAGATCACCCTGAAATGGACATAGGCCTTCATTTAACCCTAACCAGTGAATGGAAAACCTATCGTTGGCCATCGGTAACAGATCCTGCTGAGGTGCCTGGCTTGATAGATGATGAGGGAAACCTATATCATGAAGTAGTTCAGGTGGTTCAAAACGCAAGTGCGGAGGAAGTAGAAAAAGAGATACGTGCCCAAATCGAGAAATCCATTGCCTTGGGGCATCGCCCGGATCATATCGATACGCATATGGGAACGCTTTACGGTTCACCTGCATATACCGCCGCTTATACAAAGGTGGCGATGGAATACAATATCCCGGCCATGGTGCTAGACGTAGAAAATCCCTTGGTCATTGAGACATTTCGTTCTCAAGGCTATCCTATGGATGAAAATATGATCCAGACGATGAAGGATTACACACTTCCTAAATTGGACTTCTTCAGTTCTGCTCCCAATGGAAATACCTATGAAGAGAAGTGCGAGAACTTCTTTAAGTTGATCGAGTCCATACCTCCCGGTCTTACAGAAATCATTTTTCATCCTTCAGAACATACAGAGAACCTTAAAACGATTACCAATAGTTGGCAGCAGAGAAACTGGGAGGCTGAAATGTTTAAGGATGAAAAGGTGAAAAATTTCCTTTCGGAGAAAGGAGTGGTCTTTACCAATTGGCAGGAAATAATGGAGCGTTTTGAGAAAATGAATAAGTAA
- a CDS encoding L,D-transpeptidase, giving the protein MKSIRAFPPLQSLFFCLLLLQSCQHKPELQMLEEEVNEELHIEEQNTEKIHEVMNEISIESYFSWITSLCAFYSQDSTQALGYELKPKVLIHHNPWIIDAFRNSDYYLQEEAGNFQYDQRKQIIIEKGSSLRIPTKKEAEEIEAFLASIRIDINLPEFKLRILSANVELFDFLVRVGQNRTKFLKSEGRDFDLRTKIGKGEIADIILTPEYTNFNTGEVYEFTRRDDGKTTRMPLIPTLEPEINGICHGQLIHPTTNPNTLGKAYSHGCIGTREGDAWIIYFYSRIGTPIEIRYQLEIENEAGELTRLEDIYGLK; this is encoded by the coding sequence ATGAAATCTATACGAGCATTTCCTCCGCTTCAAAGCTTATTCTTTTGCTTGCTGTTACTTCAAAGTTGCCAGCACAAACCAGAGCTTCAAATGCTGGAAGAAGAAGTTAATGAAGAGCTACATATAGAAGAGCAAAACACAGAAAAGATTCATGAGGTGATGAATGAGATAAGTATAGAGTCTTACTTCTCCTGGATAACATCTCTTTGCGCTTTTTATAGCCAAGATAGTACGCAGGCTTTGGGCTATGAATTGAAACCAAAAGTGTTGATACATCACAATCCCTGGATCATCGATGCATTTAGAAATTCCGATTATTATCTCCAGGAAGAAGCTGGCAATTTTCAATACGATCAACGGAAACAGATAATCATCGAAAAAGGGAGCAGCTTACGGATTCCAACTAAAAAAGAAGCGGAAGAAATAGAAGCTTTTCTGGCAAGTATCAGAATTGATATAAACTTACCAGAATTCAAGCTCCGAATATTATCAGCTAATGTAGAGTTATTCGACTTTTTGGTCCGAGTAGGACAGAATAGAACAAAATTCCTCAAATCAGAAGGAAGGGATTTTGACCTTCGTACTAAAATTGGCAAAGGCGAGATAGCTGATATTATCCTGACTCCAGAATACACCAATTTTAATACAGGAGAAGTTTATGAATTCACGCGAAGAGATGATGGAAAAACAACAAGGATGCCTTTGATCCCCACTCTCGAACCGGAGATAAATGGGATTTGCCATGGACAACTCATTCATCCTACCACCAATCCCAATACTTTGGGGAAAGCTTACTCTCATGGATGTATTGGCACCCGCGAAGGAGATGCATGGATCATCTACTTTTACAGTCGTATCGGAACTCCCATAGAAATCCGATACCAGCTTGAAATTGAAAATGAAGCAGGAGAACTCACCCGATTAGAAGACATTTATGGATTAAAGTAG
- a CDS encoding FAD-dependent oxidoreductase codes for MQNYDFLIIGAGIFGLTSAIELKKRQYSVAILNPDVIPHPLAASTDISKIVRMEYGSDREYFDMAEICMQRWKEWNDFFGKQLYHEVGMLMLCRDRLKSGNQEYERKSYNHLLEKNYPVEEISYEEMPQRFPVIKRDSYKEVHFNPTAGYVEASEVLKTLAEYAQELGVDIHLGQTAETFTIKKNTFISLKTREGDNFSAGHCIVAAGSHTPLLVPELQPYMKASGHPVFHLKPIDPEPFQADKLGVFMADISNTGWYGFPLHPKQGVIKIGRHQEGLHLHPEKDDRRITDQEVEACRNFLRTSIPQLVDAPLVYTRRCLYTDTLDGHFWIDRHPEIKGFSVSSGGSGHAMKMAPLLGEMTADIAEGKIHRFSQRHLWRELKSDTIQTEESRFVKDRKL; via the coding sequence ATGCAGAATTACGATTTCTTGATCATCGGAGCAGGTATTTTTGGCCTTACAAGCGCTATTGAGTTAAAGAAAAGACAGTATTCAGTGGCCATCCTCAATCCAGATGTAATTCCTCATCCATTAGCAGCCTCTACAGATATCAGCAAGATTGTTCGCATGGAATACGGTTCGGACAGGGAGTATTTTGACATGGCTGAAATCTGTATGCAAAGGTGGAAAGAGTGGAATGATTTCTTCGGTAAGCAACTGTACCATGAAGTTGGAATGCTGATGCTTTGTAGAGATAGACTCAAAAGTGGAAATCAGGAATATGAAAGAAAGAGTTACAATCATCTGTTAGAGAAGAATTATCCAGTAGAAGAGATCAGCTATGAGGAAATGCCTCAGCGCTTTCCCGTAATCAAGCGTGACAGCTACAAAGAAGTTCATTTCAATCCGACAGCTGGCTATGTAGAAGCATCAGAAGTTCTAAAAACACTTGCTGAATATGCACAGGAACTTGGGGTAGACATCCATCTGGGACAGACAGCCGAAACTTTTACTATCAAGAAAAACACATTCATTTCCTTAAAGACTCGGGAAGGAGACAACTTTTCGGCTGGACATTGCATAGTTGCTGCAGGTAGCCATACTCCATTATTAGTTCCGGAATTACAGCCTTATATGAAAGCGAGTGGCCATCCCGTTTTTCATTTAAAGCCGATTGATCCAGAGCCTTTTCAAGCTGACAAGCTTGGTGTTTTCATGGCAGACATATCAAATACAGGCTGGTATGGATTCCCCTTGCATCCCAAACAAGGAGTCATTAAAATTGGCAGGCACCAGGAAGGACTCCATCTTCATCCTGAAAAAGATGACAGAAGGATTACTGATCAGGAGGTTGAAGCCTGCCGAAACTTTCTAAGAACTTCGATCCCTCAGCTTGTAGATGCTCCTTTGGTCTATACCCGCCGATGCCTTTATACAGATACACTTGATGGACATTTCTGGATAGATCGACATCCTGAGATCAAGGGCTTTTCGGTCAGTTCTGGAGGAAGTGGCCATGCAATGAAAATGGCTCCTCTTTTGGGGGAAATGACCGCAGATATAGCTGAAGGAAAAATACACCGATTCTCTCAACGCCACCTTTGGCGTGAATTGAAATCAGATACTATCCAAACAGAAGAATCTCGCTTTGTGAAAGACAGAAAATTATAA
- a CDS encoding sulfatase, whose translation MNVIFILSDDHRFDFMGFTGKVPWLETPNMDRMAREGAHVKNAFVTTSLCSPSRASILTGLFSHTHGIIDNQAPDPGDLTFFPQYLQKAGYQTGFFGKWHMGSNKDDPRPGFDHWVSFKGQGVYYNPTLNINGEKVIYKDSTYISELLTDLNLDWLEKRDKDKPFFAYLSHKAVHAGFKPARKDLSDYEEEELIFPPSYNMTKDDTYKKHGLPEWVKQQRYSWHGVDYMYHGGHNFETFFKAYCETLKGIDESIGRVLEYLENEGLADNTMVIYMGDNGFSFGEHGLIDKRHAYEESMKVPFLVWAPGIMKEKRVVEAMVQNIDVAPTVLEMAGLKAPEHFQGKSFLPLLKGEVPDDWRKRIYYEYYWEYTYPQTPTVHAVRTDKYKYIRYHGVWDSNELYDMINDPYEMNNLIREPEHQNMIKELRSDIDSWLEESEGMSIPLKRMYYPRRDHKNKGLF comes from the coding sequence ATGAATGTGATCTTCATTTTGAGTGATGATCATCGATTTGATTTCATGGGCTTTACGGGCAAAGTTCCCTGGCTGGAAACCCCTAATATGGATCGCATGGCTAGGGAGGGAGCTCATGTGAAAAATGCTTTTGTCACTACCTCTCTTTGTTCTCCGAGTCGTGCCTCTATTTTGACGGGCCTTTTTTCCCACACTCATGGTATTATCGATAATCAGGCGCCGGATCCGGGAGATCTTACCTTCTTTCCCCAATACCTACAAAAGGCCGGATATCAAACCGGATTTTTTGGCAAATGGCATATGGGTTCAAATAAAGATGATCCTCGTCCTGGCTTTGATCATTGGGTAAGCTTCAAAGGGCAGGGAGTATACTATAATCCGACGTTGAATATCAATGGAGAAAAAGTCATCTATAAGGATTCTACCTATATCAGCGAACTCCTGACAGATCTGAATTTGGATTGGCTGGAAAAAAGGGACAAGGATAAACCTTTTTTCGCCTACCTCTCCCATAAAGCGGTACATGCCGGATTTAAACCTGCCAGAAAAGACCTCAGTGACTACGAGGAAGAGGAACTGATTTTTCCTCCCTCTTATAATATGACTAAGGATGATACCTATAAGAAACATGGGCTTCCAGAATGGGTAAAGCAGCAACGGTATAGTTGGCATGGTGTGGACTATATGTATCACGGAGGGCATAATTTTGAAACATTTTTTAAAGCCTATTGTGAAACCCTAAAGGGAATCGATGAAAGTATCGGTCGGGTGCTGGAGTATCTGGAGAATGAAGGACTCGCCGACAATACCATGGTCATTTACATGGGAGATAATGGTTTCTCATTTGGGGAACATGGATTGATAGATAAGCGACATGCCTATGAGGAATCGATGAAAGTACCTTTCCTCGTTTGGGCTCCGGGTATAATGAAGGAGAAAAGGGTAGTGGAGGCTATGGTGCAGAATATTGACGTAGCTCCTACAGTGCTAGAGATGGCGGGTTTAAAAGCTCCAGAGCATTTTCAGGGGAAATCATTTCTTCCTTTGTTGAAAGGGGAAGTTCCGGATGACTGGCGAAAGCGCATTTACTATGAGTACTATTGGGAATATACCTATCCGCAGACGCCTACTGTGCATGCAGTAAGAACTGATAAATATAAATACATCCGATATCATGGAGTTTGGGATAGCAATGAACTTTATGATATGATAAATGATCCCTACGAAATGAATAACCTGATTCGTGAGCCTGAACATCAGAATATGATCAAAGAATTACGTTCGGATATTGATAGCTGGCTGGAGGAAAGCGAAGGGATGTCAATTCCTTTAAAGCGCATGTACTATCCGAGAAGAGATCATAAGAACAAAGGATTATTTTAA